The genomic interval CGTACTTTACAATGTTCATAAAGTGTCCCATTTTATCGCGTTTGGTTTTCAGGTAAAAATCGTTATGCTCGTTTGGTTCAATTATTAGAGGGAGATTCTCAACAATTTCAAGTCCATATCCTTCGAGTCCGGCTCTTTTTATTGGGTTATTTGTTAATAGACGTATTTTAGAAATATCCAATTCTCTTAATATTTGTGCTCCAACACCGTAGTCTCGTTCGTCATCTTTAAAACCTAATTCGAGATTTGCTTCAACGGTATCTCGTCCATTTTCCTGCAATTGATATGCTTTCATTTTATTTAGCAATCCAATTCCTCTTCCTTCCTGATTCATATAAAGAAGAACACCTTTTCCTTCTAATTCTATCATTTCCATAGCTTTATGAAGTTGTTCTCCGCAATCGCAGCGCTGAGAGCCAAAAATGTCGCCGGTGGCACACGATGAATGTACTCGAACCAAAATCGGTTCATCGACATCCCATTTGCCTTTTATGAGAGCTATGTGTTCTAAATTATTCGATGTTTGTTTAAACGGAATTAAGTTGAAATTGCCAAATTCGGTAGGTAAATTCACTTTCACACCTCTCAAAACCAAACTTTCTTCTTTTAACCTGTAGGAAATAAGGTCTTCTATTGAAATGAGTTTCAGATCAAATTTTTTGGCAATTTTAGTAAGTTCTGGCAAACGAGCCATAGTGCCATCTTCATTCATAATTTCTACCAATGCTCCACCTGGCTGCAATCCTGCCAAGCGTGTTAAATCGACAGTTGCTTCAGTATGACCAGTTCTTCTTAGAACTCCTCTATTTTTTGCTTTCAATGGAAAAATATGGCCCGGCCGACCTAAATCTACAGGATTGGTTTTCGGATTTACCAATGCTTTTATTGTTTTGGCTCTATCCGCCGCAGAAATTCCAGTTGAGCAACCATGTCCTAACAAATCAACGGAGATTGTAAAAGGCGTATCATGAGCAGCAGTGTTTTTTCCAACCATAAGTTCAAGTTCTAAATAGTCGCAAGTTTCTTCTGTGATAGCTGCACAAATAAGTCCTCGACCATGAGTTGCCATGAAATTTACAATTTCAGGTGTGATTAATTCGGCAGCACAAATAAAATCGCCTTCATTTTCTCTGTCTTCATCGTCAACTACAATGATTACTTTTCCGGCTTTTATATCTTCTATTGCCTCATCAATAGTATTAAATTTAAATGTTTCTTTCTCCACTTTTTATCTTTTATTTTCAGAAAAACTATTTGCAAAAGTGGTAATTTTAGAACAAATAGAAAATAGTTTATTCTTTTTTATTGAGATAATTTCAATCTATTTTTCTAAAATGAGCTATACCGTAATAAAGCTGAATTATTTATAATATTTTGATGCTTTTTCTAAATCAAATTATGCAGAATACTTTTCATTTTATAATTAAATTGCATCTTAAAATCATAAATAAACTTTACTATTTATGAACAATTTCCGAAATGATACGTTGAAAAGT from Bacteroidota bacterium carries:
- a CDS encoding bifunctional 3,4-dihydroxy-2-butanone-4-phosphate synthase/GTP cyclohydrolase II, which produces MEKETFKFNTIDEAIEDIKAGKVIIVVDDEDRENEGDFICAAELITPEIVNFMATHGRGLICAAITEETCDYLELELMVGKNTAAHDTPFTISVDLLGHGCSTGISAADRAKTIKALVNPKTNPVDLGRPGHIFPLKAKNRGVLRRTGHTEATVDLTRLAGLQPGGALVEIMNEDGTMARLPELTKIAKKFDLKLISIEDLISYRLKEESLVLRGVKVNLPTEFGNFNLIPFKQTSNNLEHIALIKGKWDVDEPILVRVHSSCATGDIFGSQRCDCGEQLHKAMEMIELEGKGVLLYMNQEGRGIGLLNKMKAYQLQENGRDTVEANLELGFKDDERDYGVGAQILRELDISKIRLLTNNPIKRAGLEGYGLEIVENLPLIIEPNEHNDFYLKTKRDKMGHFMNIVKYDSQD